ACCCTGTGGCTTTTAGCTCAACAATCTAAAAATCTCTTCCAAGTCGCCTGCATGATTGGTGGGCATTTCATTTATTGACAGCAACCGCTTTAAAAAACGTGTAGCAAAAAACACCATCGGCTTCTGCGGTGCGGTACAGGTCCCGGATGCCTTTATCAAAAATGTCCTCATCGACGATGCCGGCTTTTAGCGCATCGCTACGAATGCCTTCGATCATGGCGGTAAATGTATTTTTGGTGAAACCGTCAACCAGCTCCGGCTTGCTGGAATCAGCATAAACCATGCGCGGAGAAACATAAATGTCCTTAAATCCTGCGTCCAGCAGCAACGGGTAAAGCGCTCTTCCGATCAGCGCATTACCGCCGGCCTGTTTTTGCAGCTCGACCTGGCACTGGATGGCGATGTGGGCGGCTTCACTATCCGGGTAAAAATAGGCAGAGCCGTGATCGCCCTCAATAACGGTAATCGTACCATCGGTCTTGATCAGATTTCTGAGAAGGTTCAAAGCTGTGGTCGGCTCCGCAAGATGCTCTAAAACATGGCACACAAAGATGTGATCAAAAGATGCGGGTTCAAAGGTCAAATTGAAAATGTCCGCCTGCTGGAATTCTACATTGGCAAAACCTGCATTATCTGCCGCTTTTTGGGCTTGGCGAATGGAATCTGCGGATATGTCGATGGAAATGAAAGCTGCATCCGGGCTGTTGCGCGCCAAAGTGATGGTTTGCGCCCCCACGCCGCAACCGGCTTCCAGCACCCGGCTGCCGGCCGAATAAGACGTGTCGGAATGCAGGAGCTCGACTAAGGTGTTGGCCTGATCCTGCAGACGCCGGTTTTCTTTTGGGTCGTATCCGTGAACATATGAATGGGTCATAGGGTCTCTCCCGTTAGTAATAAAGTGATACCGAAATTGATAGCAAAAGTTTGAAACGCTAACAAGAGGGGCTTGAGTTGTTATCATCGGAGCGCAGGATCGGATGAATAGAATAGATCACATATTCCCTAAGAGATGGGAAAGGCAGA
The nucleotide sequence above comes from Desulfobacterales bacterium. Encoded proteins:
- a CDS encoding methyltransferase domain-containing protein; translated protein: MTHSYVHGYDPKENRRLQDQANTLVELLHSDTSYSAGSRVLEAGCGVGAQTITLARNSPDAAFISIDISADSIRQAQKAADNAGFANVEFQQADIFNLTFEPASFDHIFVCHVLEHLAEPTTALNLLRNLIKTDGTITVIEGDHGSAYFYPDSEAAHIAIQCQVELQKQAGGNALIGRALYPLLLDAGFKDIYVSPRMVYADSSKPELVDGFTKNTFTAMIEGIRSDALKAGIVDEDIFDKGIRDLYRTAEADGVFCYTFFKAVAVNK